The DNA segment GGCCCACCGTAATGGACGTCGCCAACGGTGGGGCGGCGCTCGCAAGCTCGCTCGCTCCCACCCTACATCCAGCTCCGACCTCACATCTTCTTCCCCAGCGCCGCGGCCACCTTTCGGCAGAGCTCCATCGTTTGTTTGAACTGTTCGATGTTGAGCGACTGATAGCCGTCGCTCAGCGCATTTTCGGGGTCGGGATGCACTTCCAGAATCAGTCCGTCGGCGCCGGCCGCCACGCTGGCGCAGGCCATCTGCGGCACCAGCCAGGTGTGCCCGGTGCCGTGGCTCGGATCGACCACCACCGGCAAGTGCGTCTTGCCGTGCAAGTAGGGAACGGTCGCCAGGGGAAGCGTGAATCGCGTGTGCGACTCGAACGTGCGGATGCCGCGCTCGCACAGCATGACGTTGGGATTGCCGGCGTCGAGGATGTATTCGGCCGCCAGCAGCAGTTCTTCCATCGTCGCGCTGGGGCCGCGCTTCAGCAGCACCGGTTGCCGGACCTTGCCCACCGCTTCCAGCAGGCGATAGTTCTGCATGTTCCGGGCGCCAATCTGCATCACGTCGGCATAGCGGGCAACCAATTCGACGTCTTCGGTGGCCAGCACCTCGGTGACCACCGCCAGGCCGGTCACGTCGCGGGCGGCGGCCAGCAGCTTCAGCCCGTCTTCTTTCAGCCCCTGAAAGCTGTAGGGGCTGGTGCGCGGCTTGAACGCCCCGCCCCGCAGGGCCGTCGCACCGGCGGCTTTGACGGCGATGGCCGTCGCCAGGATCTGCTCTTCGCTTTCGACCGAGCACGGCCCGGCGATGACGCCGATCCGCTGGCCGCCCACTTCCAGATCGCGAGCACGAACGACGGTTGTTTCGCTTTTCAGCTCGCGGCTGGCGACCTTGTAAGGGGCCAGGATGGGCAGCACTTCCGCCACGCCGGTGCCGCTTTCGAGCGATTCTTTCAGCCCGTCGCGTTCGGCGCCGATGGCGGCGATGACGGTGCGTTCGACGCCGCGCAGCACGTGCGCTTTGAGTCCCAGTCCTTCGACCCGTTCGACCATGTGCCCGACCTCCGCCTCGCTGGCATCGCGTTTCATGACGACAATCACGTTCAAGCTCCTGAAACCAACAAAAAAACCCCGCGACGGCCTGGGTCGCGGGGCTTGAAAATGCTTGCCTGATTAGGTTCCGTTACGAACCGCCTCCGGCCCCGCGACCGATCGGGGTAAAGTAAAACCAAAAACCAAAGGCATACGCCGGGACCGAATTCATGCTGTTATTCTGGCTTCTGACCGCGGAGGTTGCAAGTGGAAAATCATGCCGGCCCGGTTTCCACCGGCAGGCCTTCTTCGCGCCACGTCCGAAAGCCGCCGATCATCGAGCGCACGTTGCGGTAGCCCATCTTTTGCAGGTTGTCGGCGGCCAAGGCCGACCGCGACCCGCCGCCACAATACAGGACCAGTTTCGCGTTCAAATCGGGAAACCGTTTTTCGACGTCGCGCTCGATGACGCCTTTGCTCAGGTGGACTGCGTTGGGCACATGGCTTTGCATCCACTCGCTTTCCTCACGCACGTCGATCAGATTCAGTTGGTCGCCGCGCCGCAGGCGCCCCTGCACATCTTCGACCGCTACCTCCTGGATCCGCCGCTTGGCGTCCGCTACGAACTCATTGAAACGCGAAGGCTTGTCACTCATGGCAGTGGCTCCTTTCGTGCTGAATTAGGATCCGCCTGATGTAGCCTAATGCCGATCGCGCAACTCGACAACCGTTCGATCAAGCCTGTTCGAATGCCGGCGAGCGAACGTCGAGTTCGACCTTGGAAACGTCGAGTCCCGCGTTGCCAATTTGCAATTTGCAATTTGCAATTTGCAATTTGCAATTTCCCCCCCCGCCCATCCGCCGTCTACCGTCTACAATATCCCCATGTCTCTCGATCTCATCCTCGGCACGGCCGGGCACATCGATCATGGCAAAACGTCGCTGGTCAAGGCCCTGACCGGCGTCGATACCGACCGCCTGCCGGAAGAAAAACTCCGCGGCATCACCATCGACCTGGGCTTTGCCGAGCTGACGCTGGACGACATTCGCCTGGGCATCGTCGATGTGCCCGGCCACGAACGCTTTGTCCGCAACATGCTGGCCGGCGCGACCGGCATCGACCTGGCCCTGCTGGTCGTGGCCGCCGACGATTCCGTCAAGCCGCAGACCCGCGAACACCTGGAAATCTTGCGGCTGCTCGGCCTGGAAGAAGGCGTGATCGCCCTGACCAAGTGCGACCTGCCGGACCCTGGTTGGATCGACCTGGTCGAGGCCGAGGTTCGCGAGCTGGTGCAAGACACCTTTTTGCAATCGGCACCGCTCGTCCGCACGAGCGTGGTCAGCGGAGCGGGGCTCGACGAGCTGCGGCAGGCCCTTTCTGCGGCCGCGCAGCGAGCGTCGCACTCGGCAAGAATGGAACGCTTGAATGCTCCTTTTCGACTGGCAATCGACCGCAGCTTTACGATCGCCGGCCACGGCACCGTCGTCACCGGCAGCGTGGCCAGCGGGCAGGTGCATGTGGGCGACACGTTGACGATCGAGCCGGGCGGCAGGCCCGTGCGGGTGCGAGGGTTGCAGAGCCACGACCGGCCGAGCGAGACGGCACATCGCGGTCAACGGGCAGCCGTCAACCTGGCTGGCGTCCATCACGATGAAATCCGCCGCGGGCAGGAGCTGGCCTCGCCCGGTTACCTGGTGCCCAGTCGCATCCTCAGCGCCCAAATTACGTTGGCCGAAGACGCCCCGCGGGCGCTCAAGAACCGCACGCGGGCGCGGGTCCATCTGGGCACCGCCGAGCTGATGGCCTCGGTCGTGCTCTTGGAGGGCGAGCGTTTGGAGCCGGGCAGGCAGGGGCTGGTGCAGCTTTTCCTGAGCGGGCCGGCCGTCAGCATCTGGGGTCAGCCGTTGGTGTTGCGCAGCGAATCGCCGGTGGTCACCATCGGCGGCGGAAGCGTGCTCGACCCGAACGCGCCCAAATTGCCGCGCGGCGATCGCGACGTGCTCGACCGCCTGGCGGCCCTGGCCGGCGACGACAAGCTCGCGCGTGCGGCCGCCGCGCTGTCGTTCATCGGCCTGGCCGACTGGCAACCGGCCGACGTGGCCCGCCGGGCCGGCATCGACCGGGCGACCGAAGTCATCGACGAGCTCGTGCGCCGCGGCGATCTTGTGGAACTGGCCGTTTCGCCCAGCCGCGTGTCGCGGGTGGAGCGCCGCTGGCTCGACGGCGTGTTTCGCCGCATCGAAGGGGTGCTCGATCAGGAGCACGCCGCCTTTCCGTTGCGGACGGTGCTTGACCGTTCGCGGCTGGTCCACCGCCTGGGCCATCTCGGCCCGGACGCGGTAGTCGAAGCGGTGCTGGCCGCAATGCAGCGGGCCGGGCGGCTGCGAATCAACGAACGTGGCGTGGCGTTGCCCGGCCGTGGTCCGCAGCTCTCGAAGAACGAGCAGAAGCTGCTGGCCGACATGATCGAAACGTTCCGCGCCGCAGGTTACGAACCGCCGATGATCGACGACCTTCGCTCGCGCACCGTGAAGAACCAGCAGGCGGTGGAACCCCTGATTTCGCTGGCCGTGGCTGAAGGAGAACTGATCGACGTAGGCGGCGGCTTCCTCTTGCACGCCGAGGTGGAACGCCGACTGCGGGCCACTTTGGCCGCCCAGATGGCGGGCGGACAAGGCCGCACGGTGAGTCAAATCCGCGAGCTGCTCGGCACCACGCGCAAGTACGCGGTGCCGCTTTGCGAGTATCTCGACCGCGTCGGCTTTACCCGCCGCGAGGGCGACCTGCGTTTTTTGGCGCCAACCGCTAGAGCGTGATCTCCGTCTTCGGCAGCAGCCGCACCAAAGCGCGCACGCCAGCCGAGGTTACGCGCGTGCCCGACAAATCGATCTCTTCCAATGCCGATAACTGATTCAAATGCGCCAGGCCGTTGTCGGTGATCCGCGTGTAGCTCAGATCGAGGCTGGCGAGCTGCCGCAGCTTGGCAAGATGCACAAGCCCGGCGTCGCCGACGTCGGTGCCGCGGAGGCCGAGTCGATCGAGATGCGTGAACCGCGCCAAGTGCGGCATGCCGGCGTCGGAGATGGCCGTTTCGGCAAGAAACAGCCGCCGCAAATCGGCCAGCGATTGCAGTCGCTCCAGCCCGGCGTCGGTGATCGACGTGCCGCTCAAGTCCAATCGCCGCAGGCCCGACAGTCCGCTCAGATGTGCCAGGCCGGCGTCGGTGATTGCCGTCCCTTCCAGATCGAGCGCCTGCAGGTTCGACATGCCGGCCAACTCGGCCAGGTCGGCGTCGCAGACTTTCTTCTGGCACAGCGAAAGCTTCGCGGCGTCGATGGAGAAGTCGTCGTCGAGAAACTGTCGCAAGTGTGAAGAACCCGCCGGCACACTGGTGAAGACGACCGTCTCTTCCATGCCCGTCAGCGCGGCGGGCGCCGGCGCGCCTGAAGACCCACCTTGCGAGCCGACCGGCCCGGCCGCGGGCCGCGCTTTGGCCCAGGCCTGCGCGGCCTGCAAACATCGCTGCACGTCGCGCATGACCTCGTCCATTCGTTGATAGCGATCATCGGGCTTCTTGGCGATCATCCGCTGGAAGGTGGCGTTCAGCTCGGCGGGAACGTTCGTCAGCGACGGCAGCGGCGCCTCGCGGTGGGCCACCAGCTTCTGGATGAAACTGTCGCCGGCATACACCGGCCGCCCAGTCAGCAGAAAGTGCAAGGTGCAGCCCAAGCTGTAAATGTCGCTACGATGATCGCTGCTCTTGGCGTCCATCGCTTGTTCGGGCGACATGTAGTCGACCGTGCCCACCACCGAGCCCGACAGGGTGAGCTCGGTGGCAGCCACGCCTTCGCGGGCCGTGAGCAGCGAGGGCGCGGCAGGTTGCTCGAAGCGGGCCAGCCCCATATCGAGAATTTTCACCGCGCCATGCACGTCGAGCAAGACGTTGGCCGGCTTGATGTCGCGATGCACGATCCCTTTCTGGTGGGCGTGTTCGAGGCCCTTGCCGATTTGAATGGCCAGCTCGATTGCTTTCGCCGGCGAAAACGGCCCGTGCTTGCGGACGATGCTCGACAAGTCGCTCCCCTCGACGTACTGCATCACCAGGTAGTGAACGCCCTGAAATTCATCGGCGTCGTGGGCCGTCACGATGTTCGGATGCTCCAGCCGGGCGGCCGCCTCCACCTCGCGCTGAAAGCGCCGCAGCGTGTCGGGCGATTTGACGATGTGCGGCGGCAGCACTTTGATGGCCACCACCCGCTTCATGCGGCGATGTTCGGCCTTGTAGACCTGGCCCATTCCGCCTTCGCCGATCTTGTCGAGCAGCACGTAGTTGCCCAGCACGAGGCCGCGAGTGCGGCCCTGATAAATCGCCTGAGCCTGAAAGCGGCTCAGCTTCTTCTGCCGAACGAACTCTTGGGCCAGAGGTTGAGCGTCTTGCGAGCGATCGAGGCCGGGCAAGCTGTCGAGCACGGCTACGATTTCGGCCTGCGGCATCAAATCGCTTTCGGCCAGCCGCTTCAGGAAGTCGTCGACGCGGGTGGGCATTACCGCAGTATAGCCGCGCCGGCGGAGCGAAGCGAACAATTCGGTTTGAGTGTTTGGGAACGAACAGCCAACAGTGCCGGCCGTTTGACCGGCTTCAAGCGACGCGTAAAATGAAAGCTCATCAGGGCCAACCGGGGTGCAGTGAGTGTCTGAGACTTTTGATCCGTATCGAAAATGGCTGGGCATTCCGCCAGCCGAACAGCCGGCCGACCATTATCGCCTGCGGGGCGTCGGCCGGTTCGAAGACGACGCCGATACCATCTCGAATGCGGCCGACCGCCAGATGGCGCACGTGCGGACCTTTCAGACCGGGGCCCACTCCGCAGTCTCCCAAAAGCTCCTCAACGAGATCGCGGCCGCGCGCGTCTGCCTCCTCGATCGGGCAAAGAAGGCCAAGACGGCGCGGCGGAATTCGCCGAAGGCGAGGTGATCTATCTTCCGGGCGAACCGTGGAGACGGCTGCAGTTGCCCGTGTTGCCTCCTCATGAATACTCGTTGACCATCGAGTAATTGGGGAGCCGCGACGTGAACTTTGGCGTTGTGGTCGAAGGCCGGCAAGTCGAAGTGGTTCTCGACGGGGGCAACGGCGACCTCAGCGGGCTCCAGCTTGTGAACGGCCAGTCCTTCGATCGCAATTCGACGACGCACCACGGCCAAGTGCTGCGCGACGACGGGCCAAACACGATCGTCAGCACCGTGCGACGAGATGGTGTCGAGGTGACGTGCAACGGCCAGCCAGTCATCGACTGGAAGGGCGAGTCGCGCTCTTTGAGCTTGCCCCACGATTGCATCGTGCCCGACGACCGGCGGTTGTTTTTGGTTTGCTGGGGCACTCCTTATCGGATCACGCGGCTGGAACTATCTTCGCCTGTGGCCGAGATCCCGACTCAACAACCGGCCATGCCGGCCAAGACGCCCCGGTCACTGGCAGACCTGGCGGACCAACCGTCGGCCGACAAGCGTCTGCCGGTGCCGGCCGGAAAAGACCTCGCCATGCGGGCCGAATACGAGCTGCAAGCGAAGTATTGGCTCGATCGCGGCCTGCCCGACGACGCACCGACGGCGGACGCCGCGCGAAAGCGCGTGCTCGACAAGCCGGCGGCGACGCCGGGCATCAGTCTGGCCCGCATCCGCCCAGGACTCGACATGGCCATGTTCGACGGCGCGGATTTGCAGCAGTTCCGCGCGAGGGGCATCTCCGAAGGGCTCTGCCACAACTTCGGCTTCCGCTCGCCGCACCCCGCGGTATCCGGCGACAACTTTTCGATCCGTTGGACCGGCTGGCTGAAGCCGCCGCTACCGGGCAAATACGTCATCAAAACCAGCAGCGACGACGGCATTCGCGTGCGCATCAACGGCAACCTGGTGATCGACCATTGGCACCGCGGCGCGGGCGACGAGCTGGTCGAAGTCGAGCTTACCGACCAGCCGCAGCCGCTGACCGTGGAGTTCAACGACACCGGCGCCACCGCCGCCGTCTGCGTATCGTGGGCGCTGAAAAACCTTTCCGATTTTCAAGTCGTGCCCGCCGAAGTGTTCTTTCACGACCCGGCAGTCGTGCCGGCCAAGTAATCGGCCAGCAGGTTCAGATTCTTTACCGCCACGGACACGCGGCACCTTGCCTTCGCCCAAAAATGTCTGTACTATCGTGCATCAACGATGTCAATAGCCCGTTAGCCGGACAAGAGCAATGCCTCGGCCAAAGTCTCGCGAATCTTCTTCGCCGCAGCTTTGTTTGCCGCTGTCCGGTGTCGTCGCGAGTGAGAGGGACCTCGTGGCCATCGCCCTGGCCCTCGGCGCCAGAGAGGTCGACGGCTGGTCGCCGGAAGAGGATCACCTGGCGCTGGGGATTGAACCGGCCGATGAAAAAACCGCGGATGGCTACCTCGAGCAAATTCGTGCCGGCGAGGATCCGCTGGGGGCGCTGTTTTGCGAATTGCGGTCGGCGGTCCAACGACGAGCCAACGGCGCCACATTCACCCCGCGCTCGATCGTCGACGCGATGGTCGATTGGGCAATCCAATCGGGAACGCCCCAAAGAGTGGTCGATCCGGGAGTGGGATCGGGGCGCTATTTGTTGGCCGTCGGTCGGCGGTTGTCAACCGTTTCGCTGATCGGCGTAGAAATCGACCCGTTGCCGGCCATGCTGGCCCGCGCAAACCTCGCGGCAGCCGGGCTTGCCAAGCGTGCTCAGATCGTTCTCGGCGATTACCGCGACCTCTCACTGCCAGCGGCCAGCGGAACGACGCTCTTCATCGGCAACCCGCCCTACGTGCGGCACCACGACATCAGTCCAACGTGGAAGCGCTGGCTGGTTGACGAGGCGGACAAACGGAACCTTGCGGCAAGCCAGCTTGCCGGCTTGCACCTGCATTTTTTCTTGGCGACCGCGAACCTGGCGGTCTCCGGCGATTATGGCGCGTTCATCACCGCCGCGGAATGGCTCGATGTGAACTACGGAAAGCTGCTCCGTGAGTTGTTTTTGCGCGAGCTAGGCGGTCGCCGGATCGTTGTGATCGAGCCTTCGGCGATGCCCTTCGCCGACGCCGCCACCACCGCGGCCATCAGCTACTTCCAGATCGGTTCCGCCCCCGGCTCCATCCGCTTGAAGCGAATCGATACGTTGCAGCGGCTCGGCGAAGCCAATGGGAACCGCGTCGTGCGACGCGAGCGGCTCGAAAGCGAACGCCGGTGGTCGCACCTCACGCGCCGGGCGCGCTCGGGGCCTGCCGGCTATATCGAACTGGGCGAGCTTTGTCGTGTACATCGCGGCCAGGTCACGGGGGCGAACGGCGTTTGGATTGCCGGGGCACACAGCGACGGATTGCCGGATAGTGTGCTTTTCTCCGCGGTAACCAAGGCGAGGGAACTGTTTCGCGCAGGCAAGATTCTCGACGATCCTGCGCCGCTGCGCCGCGTTATCGACCTGCCTGTGGATCTCGATCGTTTCGGTTCCGCGGAGCGCCGGATCATCGATCGATTTCTGACACGGGCCAGAAAAGCCGGCGCCGACCAGTCGTACGTCGCCTTGAATCGCAAAGCGTGGTGGTCTGTCGGCCTGCGCGAACCGGCGCCGGTCCTGGCGACGTACATGGCCCGCCGGCCGCCCGCCTTTGTCTTGAACCATGCGAACGCACGCCACATCAATATCGCACACGGCCTTTACCCGCGAGAACGACTGAGCGACGCGGTCCTTTCCGGCCTTGTCGATTACCTCAGCAATGCCACGAACATCAGTGATGGACGTACTTATGCCGGAGGACTGACCAAGTTCGAGCCGCGCGAGATGGAGCGGCTGCTTGTGCCGGGAATCGACCTGTTGCAGCAGGGGCTGCGATGATCGACCCTCCAAGTTGGAGCTCCGACGAACTGAAAGCGGCCGCGAAAACTTCCACAGAGCATTTTCGCCAGCGGCGAATCGAAGAGCCTTTGGAGGATTACCTTGAGGCGTTCGACGATTATCAAGGGCACGTCGAGGACCTATTCGAGACGACCATCGATCTGACTAGGCTTGAGGCGTCGGCGGTCGAGATCTTGACTGACAAAAAGCTGCTCCATGCGTTTCGCTATCTTGCAGGACCGCCCATCTCGATCGACGATCTCAAGACGGTCGCGGAGGCTGCGTCGCTCAGTCCCAAGCAACTTCGCGCCAATCCGGAGATGGTAGCGCGCGTCGTGCAAGTGGTCTTGATGGGCCTCGACCGGCGGCGGTTTCCCTGGGTGAAAGAGAGTCGAGAACCGTCCGAAGCTGAGAGACAAGCCGCGGTTTTGGCGTCGTCCGCGATGATGGCGGCTCAGCGCGCCGGCACCAAACGCCGTAGCGAAGGTGGCCGCAGAATTGCTGGCACACGGCCTGGTGCGGGTCGCCCCGCGTGCGGTACTGACATTCGCCAACGCGCCGCAGCCCGGCGAATTCTGCGGTGAAAGCTATCTTGGCAATCGCAAGGCCGATTTTCTTGTTCGACTTTGGGACAATCGCCTGATGCCGATCGAGTGTAAGGTCTCCAACTCCGCGACAAACTCCGTCAAGCGCTTGAATAACGATGCCGCGGCCAAAGCGGAAGCATGGCGCAAAGATTTTGGCGAGACGCAGGTTGTGCCCAGCGCCGTGCTCGGTGGCGTCTACAAGCTGCACAATCTCATCGACGCCCAGAATCGAGGACTTGCGCTATTCTGGGCGCACGATCTCAAAGCGCTGGTCGACTTTATCGAGAGAACTCGGACCTAAGCCCAGCCTTTCAAGTCGTGCCCGCCGAGGAGTTCTTTCACGACCCGGCGATCGTGGCGGCCAGGTAATCGGCCAGCACGTTCAGATTCTTCACCGCCACGGACATGTCGATGATCGGACCGACGTACGCTTGATATCGAAGCTTGTCCTCCGTAACCCAGGCCCCTCGGTCGTCCAGACCCTCGATCGCCGCCCGCGCCCGGTCTTCCATGCCCCGCGTCACTCGCCCCGGCTTGGTGGCCGTCGTCTGCTTGTCGCCGGCGGACAGGGCCTCGTACTCTTTTTCGATCTCGTCGAGCTTGCTGGCGACCTTGAACCCATAGTGCGTCGGCAGATCGGAATCGTTATATGTCAAGGTGTAGTCCTTGGTGAAATACAAAGGCCGGTTCGATTGCAGCTCATAGAACCGCGCCAGCCGGCCGTCGGGCAGCAGCGACTTTTTGAGGTAAGCCACTGCCCGCGGCACCGGCTCCAGATACTTCCGTTCGCCCGTGCGGCGATACACCTCCAGCAGAATTCGCAACACGCCCTGCGATTCGCCGCCCGTCACCGCCGGCGGCTCGAACTTGCGGGCCCAGGCCGGGTGCATTTCAAAATCGTATTGCTGGGCCCAGGCCGGTTGCGGATCGGGCAGTTGAGCCAACAGCAAAAAGTCGGCCGCCTTGAGCACCGCCTGCCGATAACGCGGACCGCCATAGACCGCTTCCGCCAGAAAGAGCGCGTGGATCACATCGGGCACCAGATCGTCGTTCAGCGTATAGCGGAACCAATAGCTGCCGTGACCGGGATACATGCGTGGCCAGTCCCTCGGATAACCGGCAGGCATGACGGGAAAGTCTTCGGGCCGGTGCGGTTCGTCCCAGACCTGCGGAAAGCCGCCGTTGGGATACTGCGCCCCCAGCAATCCGTCGAGTGCGAAAAGCGTCATTTCATGGACCGCTTCGTCCTTGAACTCCAGCGAACGATCGAGCTGCGCGAGAAACCGAATCGCCGACTGCGTTTTGTCATCGTCGAGGCTGGAGGGCGTCCTTTTTTTGGCTCCGGGCGGATCGAGGCGGTAGGGCGTGCGCGTGCGGTCGGCCGGGTCGAAGTCGATATGGTCGTTCCAGCCGCCGGAGCGGAGTTGTCCGCGGCGGAGTGCTTCCGCAGCGGCGCCTGCGGCATCGAGAAAGAGTGGTTCGCTGGTGGCATCATAGAGTTTGACATACGCTTCACCGACGGCGGGCGTGCCGGGCGGCTGCACCCAGACGGTGGTGCCTGTGACGTTTCCTTCGCCCTCGCGGAGCGTCAGATCGGCGCTGTATCGCCATAGGTACCCGCCTTTGGTCGCCACCTGCCGGCTGTAAAACGTCGCCGCCTTCTTGGCCGCGGCCAGCGCGTCGTCGCGCAGCTCGGCCCGACCGTCGGTGCCTAGAAACACCTCGACACAGAAAACTACATACGCGGTGACGCGACGAAACATCGTTTGCTCCCTTCGTGCCGATATGGCTCGGAGTTGTTGGTCGACCGCGCCTCGGATCCTCTTGCCGCCAGCCTTATGCGCTGGTTCAGGCTCCGTCGCTATTATGGACCAGCCGCTTGCTCGGCGGAAGCGTTGCTCGGCTGCAAGAACGACGCTGCGCGATATCGAGGCCCTTCCGCTTGCGGAGCAAGCGGGCTACGGCCACAATCTACGTTTACGGCTTATCAGGAGTCGAGTTGCATAATGAAACTTGCCACTGCCGAGATGTTGCGGCGATTGGGATCGGGAGAGACGATCGCCGAGCTTTGCTCCGCGGCGCAGATTGGCCGCGACCAGTTCGACGCCTGGTGGCAGCGCGAAACCCAGCGCCGCTGGCCCCTGGTCGATGGCGACGCCGCGGTCTCTCGCCGCGGCCGCTGCGAACTCTTCCGCGACCGTTGGGGCATTCCGCACGTTCTGGCGGAGAACGACGAGGCCCTGTTCTTCGGCTTCGGCTATGCCATGGCCCAAGACCGGCTCTTTCAACTCGATTATCTCCGCCGCCGGGCATACGGGCGGCTGGCTGAAGTGCTTGGCCCGGAGGCGCTCGAATTAGATCTGACCGCCCGTACCATGGGACTCGGAGCGATCGCCGAAGCAGAGTGGGCCGCCGCGGGGCAGGAAATGCGAACGCTGGTTGCCGCGTTTTCGGAAGGGATCAACACGGTGATGCAGGCGTCGAGGGACGCGCCGCCCATCGAGTTCGATCTGCTCGATTGTCGGCCGCAGCCTTGGTCGCCCGTCGATTGCCTGGCCATCGAGGGCGAATTCCGCTGGTATCTTACTGGCCGCATGCCCGTGTTCGCCGTGCCCGAACTGGTCCACCGGACGTTGGGCGATGGGCCGCTGTATACCGCGTTTCTCCAAGGCGAAGCCGACGACGAAAGCATTTTGCCGGCGGGTTCCTATCCAAGGGCAAGCTGCGGCACCGAGCAATTGGGCCCGAGCGGCGGCGATCCAACTCCCTGCGAGGGAAGCAACAACTGGGTACTGGCCGGGCATCGTACCACCACGGGCCGGCCGCTCTTGGCCAGCGACCCGCACATCGCCTTCGGCGCCGTTTCGTGCTGGTACGAGGTACACCTCTGCGGCGGCTCGTTCAACGTGGCGGGCATGACCTACGCCGGCATGCCCGCCGTCATGTTCGGCCGCAACGAACTCGTGGCCTGGGGATGCACCAACAACATCTGCGCTCAGCGAGACTTGTACCGAGAACGGACCGACGCGGCGCATCCCGATGCGTTTTTATACGACGGCCGCTGGGAACCTGCCGTCCGGCGCGAAGAAACGATCGAAGTGAAAGGGAGCGGGCCGGTACGCAAGACGGTCCGTTCGTCGCGGCACGGGCCGATCGTCGACGAGTTGTTGCCGGCGGCACTGCGCAGCGGCGAACCGATCTCCATCCGCTGGCTCGGCCGCGAACCGTGCCGCTGGCTGGAAGCACTGCTGGCCATGAACCGGGCCAAGACCGCGGCCGAGCTGCGCGAGGCCACACGGCCCTGGATCGTGCCCACATTCAGCGTGGTCTATTGCGACATCGACGGGCACATCGGCTACCAGTCGGTCGGCCGCATCCCGATTCGCAAGCAGCCGACACGACGTTGCCGGCCTGGCTGGGATCCGGAACACGAATGGCAAGGGCTGATTGCGTTTGAGGGCATGCCGCACTCGATCGATCCCCAACGTGGCTTTTTGGTGACGGCCAACAACCGCCCGGCCCCCGACGACTTTGCGTATCCGCTGGCCGGGGTGTGGACGAGCGCTTATCGTGCCCGTCGAATTCGGCAAATGATCGAGGCAAAACCGAAGCTTTCCTTCAACGATCTGGGGCCGATGCAGCTCGACGTTCTGTCGTTGCGTGCCGTGCAGTGCGTGCCCCGGTTACTCGAATTGTTGAGCGACGAACCCGCGCCGCGGACGCGCGAAGCGATCGCCGCCTTGCGTGGCTGGGACTGTCGCATGGAGGCCGAATCGGCGGCGGCCGCGATTTTCGACGTCTTTTTCGCCCATTGGTGCCAGGCGGTGGCCAACGAGCGCTTTTCGGGCGAAGCGGCGACGCTCGTGGCCGCGG comes from the Pirellulales bacterium genome and includes:
- a CDS encoding pectate lyase; its protein translation is MFRRVTAYVVFCVEVFLGTDGRAELRDDALAAAKKAATFYSRQVATKGGYLWRYSADLTLREGEGNVTGTTVWVQPPGTPAVGEAYVKLYDATSEPLFLDAAGAAAEALRRGQLRSGGWNDHIDFDPADRTRTPYRLDPPGAKKRTPSSLDDDKTQSAIRFLAQLDRSLEFKDEAVHEMTLFALDGLLGAQYPNGGFPQVWDEPHRPEDFPVMPAGYPRDWPRMYPGHGSYWFRYTLNDDLVPDVIHALFLAEAVYGGPRYRQAVLKAADFLLLAQLPDPQPAWAQQYDFEMHPAWARKFEPPAVTGGESQGVLRILLEVYRRTGERKYLEPVPRAVAYLKKSLLPDGRLARFYELQSNRPLYFTKDYTLTYNDSDLPTHYGFKVASKLDEIEKEYEALSAGDKQTTATKPGRVTRGMEDRARAAIEGLDDRGAWVTEDKLRYQAYVGPIIDMSVAVKNLNVLADYLAATIAGS
- a CDS encoding N-6 DNA methylase, with the translated sequence MAIALALGAREVDGWSPEEDHLALGIEPADEKTADGYLEQIRAGEDPLGALFCELRSAVQRRANGATFTPRSIVDAMVDWAIQSGTPQRVVDPGVGSGRYLLAVGRRLSTVSLIGVEIDPLPAMLARANLAAAGLAKRAQIVLGDYRDLSLPAASGTTLFIGNPPYVRHHDISPTWKRWLVDEADKRNLAASQLAGLHLHFFLATANLAVSGDYGAFITAAEWLDVNYGKLLRELFLRELGGRRIVVIEPSAMPFADAATTAAISYFQIGSAPGSIRLKRIDTLQRLGEANGNRVVRRERLESERRWSHLTRRARSGPAGYIELGELCRVHRGQVTGANGVWIAGAHSDGLPDSVLFSAVTKARELFRAGKILDDPAPLRRVIDLPVDLDRFGSAERRIIDRFLTRARKAGADQSYVALNRKAWWSVGLREPAPVLATYMARRPPAFVLNHANARHINIAHGLYPRERLSDAVLSGLVDYLSNATNISDGRTYAGGLTKFEPREMERLLVPGIDLLQQGLR
- a CDS encoding penicillin acylase family protein, which encodes MKLATAEMLRRLGSGETIAELCSAAQIGRDQFDAWWQRETQRRWPLVDGDAAVSRRGRCELFRDRWGIPHVLAENDEALFFGFGYAMAQDRLFQLDYLRRRAYGRLAEVLGPEALELDLTARTMGLGAIAEAEWAAAGQEMRTLVAAFSEGINTVMQASRDAPPIEFDLLDCRPQPWSPVDCLAIEGEFRWYLTGRMPVFAVPELVHRTLGDGPLYTAFLQGEADDESILPAGSYPRASCGTEQLGPSGGDPTPCEGSNNWVLAGHRTTTGRPLLASDPHIAFGAVSCWYEVHLCGGSFNVAGMTYAGMPAVMFGRNELVAWGCTNNICAQRDLYRERTDAAHPDAFLYDGRWEPAVRREETIEVKGSGPVRKTVRSSRHGPIVDELLPAALRSGEPISIRWLGREPCRWLEALLAMNRAKTAAELREATRPWIVPTFSVVYCDIDGHIGYQSVGRIPIRKQPTRRCRPGWDPEHEWQGLIAFEGMPHSIDPQRGFLVTANNRPAPDDFAYPLAGVWTSAYRARRIRQMIEAKPKLSFNDLGPMQLDVLSLRAVQCVPRLLELLSDEPAPRTREAIAALRGWDCRMEAESAAAAIFDVFFAHWCQAVANERFSGEAATLVAAAAGGLAVELLRTDEVRWFATDRRQAAIRESFAAALDTLSSRLGSSIAGWQWGRLHRMQVRHVLSGRGDLAMLLDQPSLPVCGDMLTVCNTGSDADWQATLGAGYRMLVDMSVSPAEIRAIDAGSESGHPASPHYADQLPAWQAGRYHRLSLDRGMAIATAQHRLVL